One Clupea harengus chromosome 12, Ch_v2.0.2, whole genome shotgun sequence DNA segment encodes these proteins:
- the marchf3 gene encoding E3 ubiquitin-protein ligase MARCHF3: protein MTTSHCSQLPEVLPERRASSPLSDCTDRHDPEPMSSLDCSLDPALPGKAMEDESCPRDGGEKAQYYMQVSAKEGQLLSNVLAKQSALAERPMCRICHEGGGQEELLSPCECAGTLATIHRSCLEHWLSASSTSFCELCHFQFSVQRKARPILEWVRNPGLRQEKRTLFGDMVCFLLITPLATISGWLCLRGAVDHLHFSSRLEAVGLIALTVALFTIYLFWTLVSLRYHCRLYNEWRQTNQRVILLLPKSHSELSANPSLPGPPRVKRPSKETIV, encoded by the exons ATGACAACCAGCCACTGTAGCCAGCTACCCGAGGTGCTGCCGGAACGCCGGGCCTCGTCTCCCTTGAGCGACTGCACCGACAGACACGACCCTGAGCCAATGAGCAGTCTGGACTGCAGTCTGGATCCCGCCCTCCCAGGGAAGGCCATGGAGGACGAGAGCTGCCCAAGGGACGGCGGGGAGAAGGCGCAGTACTACATGCAGGTGTCGGCCAAAGAGGGACAGCTGCTCTCCAATGTACTGGCCAAACAGAG tgccctGGCGGAGAGGCCCATGTGTCGTATCTGCCATGAGGGTGGGGGGCAGGAGGAGCTGCTCTCCCCGTGCGAGTGTGCCGGCACGCTGGCCACCATCCACCGCAGCTGCCTGGAGCACTGGCTCTCGGCCTCCAGCACCAGCTTCTGCGAGCTCTGCCACTTCCAGTTCAGCGTGCAGCGCAAGGCGCGCCCAATTCTGGAG TGGGTGCGTAACCCAGGCCTGCGTCAGGAGAAGCGCACGCTTTTCGGGGACATGGTGTGTTTCCTGCTCATCACGCCGCTGGCTACCATCTCAGGCTGGCTGTGCTTGCGGGGCGCCGTCGACCACCTGCACTTCTCCAGCCGCCTGGAGGCCGTGGGGCTCATTGCCCTCACCGTCGCCCTCTTCACCATTTACCTCTTCTGGACGCTG GTGTCTCTCAGGTATCACTGTCGGCTGTACAACGAGTGGCGGCAGACCAATCAGAGGGTGATTCTCCTGCTGCCCAAGTCTCACAGCGAATTATCGGCCAACCCCTCGCTGCCTGGCCCGCCCCGAGTCAAACGACCTTCTAAAGAGACGATAGTCTGA